A window of the Bacillota bacterium genome harbors these coding sequences:
- a CDS encoding polysaccharide biosynthesis tyrosine autokinase yields MNSVIMSEASTNQWDFWRIYRILRKRIWLILAAVIITVGTAVVGLQFFGRQYIAYRYVQPSESILRPPGDRASSEERGARDRKLATLLQLANSPGVAEMAMTMTYADISAAGEEVAPGRASVAVLSDVGLTREEIVEMRQKNRIQAQVNTASGESGRVNTDLIVFVARAPNPQQAKAIVDTFTVAFKRFYEEYSRQSLRANVNFLKREVESARAKLDAKEKELKELRQQKGIVDLQSAVQGDYSILTPLRQKAEELQTQLASTRTLLAEKRRQFAQTPETLPDPAGKTVAAQELEKELATLTTQYTSMRGTYTEENPIMQQLQRRIREVQQKLQEEERNRPRVTNAAYLSLREEIRTLEAKERALATELAQTLAQVSKYEQRLAGYRGLDVDIQAATADYQMLLDSYNRLFNQYQAALLNLNANTESFITLMGQTSVEGPVRAGPNPMQVIIAAILLSLFLGIGIAVGLEVVDNTVKTTADAQQLIGLPVTGVIPRLESGDSYVLPKITHVLPASPHAESYRFVGEDILLTLEEHPNIRSIMVATVRPGQGGTSTIANLAITLAQGGKRVILVDGDMRRPSLHKVFNVSNDVGLSSVLSNGLQIAEVLRPTEVDNLVLVPAGPIPKNPWQLLRSQKMQEVVDALEQSCDIVLFDTPSAAVFADASVMASLVDGVVVVVRANHIPRGSELQVRHLLNKAKVRLLGVVLNDAAPEMVDSYYYHSHYYHTNGKGELPPPSSGKPSSGAKPVTVRQAKSRRVSAPKAEKPAETEKTHIVPVDPNARVEVRREDVLGKEESGGRV; encoded by the coding sequence TGAGGAGCGCGGGGCGCGTGACCGCAAGTTAGCGACGTTGCTGCAGCTGGCGAACTCGCCGGGAGTGGCGGAAATGGCTATGACCATGACGTACGCGGATATCTCCGCCGCAGGAGAAGAGGTAGCCCCTGGGCGTGCCAGTGTTGCGGTGCTCAGTGACGTCGGACTGACGCGCGAAGAAATCGTGGAGATGCGTCAGAAAAACAGGATTCAGGCGCAGGTGAACACAGCGTCTGGCGAATCGGGGCGAGTGAATACAGACCTCATTGTGTTTGTCGCGAGGGCTCCAAACCCACAACAGGCGAAGGCTATCGTGGACACCTTCACCGTTGCCTTCAAGCGGTTCTACGAAGAATACAGCCGCCAAAGCTTGCGAGCCAACGTCAACTTCCTCAAGCGGGAAGTGGAAAGCGCTCGGGCGAAGCTGGACGCAAAGGAGAAGGAACTCAAGGAGCTGCGCCAGCAGAAGGGTATCGTCGACCTGCAGTCGGCAGTGCAGGGTGACTATTCGATTCTCACACCGTTGCGCCAGAAAGCCGAGGAGTTACAAACTCAACTTGCTTCCACTCGCACGTTGCTAGCCGAGAAGCGCCGGCAGTTTGCGCAAACACCAGAAACCCTACCCGACCCCGCGGGCAAAACGGTGGCTGCTCAGGAGCTGGAAAAGGAGCTGGCGACGCTCACCACCCAGTACACCAGCATGAGAGGCACCTACACGGAAGAGAACCCCATTATGCAGCAGCTGCAGCGACGTATCCGAGAGGTGCAGCAAAAGCTGCAAGAGGAGGAACGGAATCGTCCCCGCGTAACAAACGCTGCTTATCTGAGCCTGCGGGAAGAGATACGCACGCTGGAGGCAAAAGAGCGTGCCCTCGCCACCGAGCTGGCGCAAACACTAGCGCAGGTCTCGAAATACGAGCAGCGTTTGGCGGGTTACCGAGGGCTGGATGTGGACATTCAGGCTGCGACCGCGGACTATCAGATGCTGCTGGACAGCTACAACAGATTATTCAATCAGTATCAGGCGGCGCTACTTAACCTGAACGCCAACACGGAGAGCTTCATCACCCTGATGGGACAGACCTCGGTGGAAGGTCCGGTACGCGCCGGACCCAACCCGATGCAGGTGATTATCGCGGCGATTTTGCTGAGCCTGTTCCTGGGCATCGGGATTGCGGTGGGGCTAGAGGTAGTGGATAACACGGTGAAGACCACCGCCGATGCGCAGCAGCTAATCGGATTGCCGGTGACAGGGGTCATCCCGCGGTTGGAGAGCGGAGACAGCTACGTGCTGCCCAAGATTACGCACGTGCTGCCGGCGTCGCCGCACGCGGAGTCCTACCGCTTCGTGGGTGAGGACATCCTGTTGACACTGGAAGAGCATCCCAATATCCGTTCCATCATGGTGGCGACGGTGCGCCCCGGTCAGGGAGGAACCTCCACTATTGCCAACCTGGCTATCACACTGGCGCAGGGTGGCAAGCGGGTGATTCTGGTGGACGGCGATATGCGCAGACCGTCGCTGCACAAAGTGTTCAACGTCAGCAACGATGTGGGATTGAGTTCCGTGCTGTCGAACGGACTGCAAATCGCGGAGGTGCTCCGCCCCACGGAGGTGGACAACCTCGTGCTGGTACCCGCCGGCCCGATACCCAAGAACCCGTGGCAGCTGCTGCGTTCGCAGAAGATGCAGGAGGTGGTGGACGCGCTGGAACAGAGCTGCGACATCGTGCTGTTTGACACACCCAGCGCGGCAGTGTTCGCCGATGCCTCCGTGATGGCATCGCTGGTGGATGGCGTCGTGGTGGTTGTCCGCGCCAACCATATCCCGCGCGGCAGCGAGCTGCAGGTGCGCCACCTGCTGAACAAGGCAAAGGTGCGGTTGTTGGGCGTGGTGCTGAATGACGCCGCGCCGGAGATGGTGGACAGCTACTATTACCACAGCCACTATTATCACACGAACGGCAAAGGCGAATTGCCTCCGCCGAGCAGTGGGAAACCGTCTTCGGGGGCGAAGCCGGTAACGGTTCGGCAGGCGAAGAGCCGGCGGGTCAGCGCCCCGAAGGCCGAGAAACCGGCAGAAACGGAGAAAACACATATTGTGCCGGTAGACCCCAACGCACGGGTAGAGGTGCGCAGGGAAGACGTGTTGGGCAAAGAGGAGAGCGGAGGGCGTGTATGA
- a CDS encoding sugar transferase, translated as MRESRAEAAVWKQQPAKEADQSLLALSQESEMAGKRRVLIVGAGEVGHQLARTLQDAGYDVVGFVDDEVESVLGGLRVLGCRTDIERLVKEHDIDEVLIAYAPTWQQRLAEMLVSNGHRRVQIKVVPNIVDIVLSGPVADRVGDIPVVDITPRLPSKRLLLAKRVFDVLFASVGLLVSFPFLLLAAIAIKTTSPGPIIYKQERVGKDGKIFYIFKLRTMVADAEKVSGPVLASKGDPRITTVGRILRATKLDEVPQFVNVLLGNMSIVGPRPERPKFVEEYRERIPHYDERHRIKPGITGWAQVMGGYHTTVYDKLRYDLMYLYHMSLWLDLKILLLTVWTILKRREGC; from the coding sequence ATGAGAGAATCCCGTGCAGAAGCCGCTGTTTGGAAGCAGCAGCCCGCGAAGGAGGCAGATCAGTCGCTTCTGGCTTTGTCACAGGAGAGTGAAATGGCAGGCAAGCGAAGAGTGCTCATTGTAGGGGCGGGCGAAGTGGGGCATCAGCTGGCTCGCACTCTACAGGATGCGGGATATGACGTTGTCGGCTTTGTGGATGACGAGGTAGAGAGCGTCCTGGGAGGGTTGCGGGTGCTCGGGTGCCGCACGGATATCGAACGCCTCGTGAAGGAGCACGATATCGACGAAGTGTTGATTGCCTATGCTCCTACGTGGCAACAGCGGCTGGCAGAGATGTTAGTAAGCAACGGGCACCGTCGCGTTCAGATAAAGGTGGTACCGAATATCGTGGACATCGTGTTGAGTGGGCCGGTAGCCGACAGGGTGGGCGATATACCTGTAGTGGACATCACGCCGCGCCTGCCGTCAAAGCGGCTTCTGCTTGCGAAACGGGTGTTTGACGTGCTGTTCGCCTCGGTTGGGCTGCTCGTTAGCTTCCCGTTCTTGCTGCTGGCCGCCATCGCAATCAAGACGACTTCTCCAGGACCAATCATCTACAAACAGGAGCGCGTCGGAAAGGACGGCAAGATTTTCTACATCTTTAAGTTGCGGACCATGGTTGCAGATGCGGAGAAGGTTTCTGGTCCCGTGCTGGCAAGTAAAGGAGACCCTCGTATCACTACGGTGGGACGTATCTTGCGGGCGACGAAGTTGGACGAAGTGCCGCAGTTCGTTAATGTGTTGCTGGGTAACATGAGCATCGTCGGCCCTCGCCCTGAGCGCCCCAAGTTCGTGGAGGAGTATCGGGAGCGCATCCCGCACTACGATGAACGTCACCGTATCAAACCCGGCATCACCGGCTGGGCGCAGGTGATGGGCGGGTATCATACGACGGTCTATGACAAACTGCGCTACGATTTAATGTACCTGTACCACATGTCTCTGTGGCTTGATTTGAAGATTCTTCTCCTGACCGTCTGGACGATATTGAAGCGTCGGGAGGGATGCTGA
- a CDS encoding fibronectin type III domain-containing protein — protein sequence MKTPRNVMLALYLWGAVMPFALAQSLDPVVIWANPTSARIKCLSTVPGRMTVEYGTTPSLGQVSPPEWRDLPNTDVTRHYVNLIGLQPSTTYYYRVRITPQGGGAELTSDVRSFRTFRRFSKVLPTVRYWSYIIGGDWSANDTNKPYHDWNAVHFDGHTGYNWDGFSALRQMNPDTIFITYDNITNNYAGTWRYNNMHWQTWAEERGISYEHIALHYAVDTEVSLPKPVGDKQFDHKAFVYIVSGSYRATPLDTSDSYMSQVPNKVGEFIAISHSLRFDAVYFVVKTPAADGWDGVWEYCNAVDANGKPTSWAPLTIVEDTTVVNGQKLAQSGYVRFIPPKERSEWKRSRIYSAASDRDEIYSPLFWRRNGGATSRLAGSGARPWVRILASSGEEGRPVF from the coding sequence ATGAAGACTCCTCGGAACGTGATGCTTGCGCTGTACTTGTGGGGTGCCGTTATGCCTTTCGCGCTCGCTCAATCGCTCGATCCTGTAGTGATTTGGGCGAACCCGACGAGTGCACGCATCAAGTGCCTTAGCACGGTGCCGGGCAGGATGACGGTGGAGTATGGCACGACTCCATCGCTCGGTCAGGTATCGCCCCCAGAGTGGCGTGACCTGCCCAATACCGACGTCACCCGCCATTACGTGAATCTCATCGGCTTGCAACCCAGTACTACCTACTACTACCGGGTTCGTATCACTCCACAAGGGGGTGGTGCTGAACTCACCAGTGACGTGAGAAGTTTCAGAACGTTTCGCCGATTCTCCAAGGTACTTCCCACGGTTCGATACTGGTCATATATTATTGGGGGCGACTGGTCTGCCAACGATACCAATAAACCGTACCACGACTGGAACGCCGTCCACTTCGACGGACATACCGGTTACAACTGGGATGGTTTTTCCGCCCTTCGGCAAATGAACCCGGACACGATTTTTATTACCTACGATAACATCACGAACAACTACGCTGGGACATGGCGTTACAACAACATGCATTGGCAGACGTGGGCGGAGGAACGCGGCATCAGTTACGAACACATTGCCCTGCATTACGCCGTGGATACGGAGGTTTCTCTACCGAAGCCTGTGGGAGATAAGCAATTCGACCACAAAGCATTTGTCTATATCGTGTCCGGTAGTTACAGGGCAACACCTCTGGACACCAGCGATTCCTACATGAGTCAGGTCCCCAATAAGGTTGGGGAGTTCATTGCTATTTCTCATTCGCTGCGGTTTGATGCGGTGTATTTCGTGGTGAAGACGCCGGCCGCCGACGGCTGGGACGGAGTGTGGGAATATTGCAACGCTGTGGATGCCAACGGCAAGCCGACCAGTTGGGCACCGCTGACCATTGTAGAAGACACCACTGTCGTCAACGGGCAAAAGCTGGCACAGAGTGGCTACGTACGTTTCATTCCACCGAAGGAGCGTAGCGAGTGGAAACGGAGCCGTATATATAGTGCTGCTAGTGATAGAGACGAAATCTATAGCCCGCTGTTTTGGCGGCGCAATGGCGGCGCAACGAGCCGGCTTGCCGGTAGTGGCGCACGCCCGTGGGTTCGGATCCTCGCGTCGTCTGGCGAAGAGGGTCGTCCGGTATTTTGA
- a CDS encoding acylneuraminate cytidylyltransferase, with protein sequence MRASASTTTAIIPARGGSKGITRKNLQPVGGVPLIGRAVLAARGSRHVQGVFVSTDDAEIAEVAKQYGAEVIRRPAELATDTASSESALLHALQYLREERALQIDLLVFIQCTSPFIESKDVDAMIEKLEREGGDCIFTVTRFYGFVWKADSQLGAVGVNHDRRVRLRRQEREPEFLETGAVYIVRADGFLQYRHRFFGKVLMYEVPTERSLEIDEPADLLLANMLWHRMRWEEQLRLLPEKVEAIVMDFDGVFTDNRVLVLQDGSEGVLCSRSDGWGIARLKERGIPMVVISTEINPVVEARCRKLGIECLTGVADKLSVMREWLQRQGVSSENSVVYIGNDVNDLACMQAVGCAVAPSDAHPQVLEVADVVLRAQGGQGALRELAEMILQQGG encoded by the coding sequence TTGAGAGCAAGTGCGTCCACAACTACTGCGATTATTCCAGCACGTGGAGGTTCTAAAGGCATCACGCGTAAGAACCTCCAGCCGGTGGGAGGAGTGCCACTCATTGGGCGGGCGGTACTGGCGGCGCGGGGGAGTCGGCACGTGCAAGGAGTTTTTGTCTCTACAGACGATGCGGAGATCGCAGAGGTGGCGAAGCAATACGGTGCGGAGGTCATCCGACGACCTGCCGAACTGGCTACCGATACCGCCAGCTCGGAATCTGCACTGCTTCATGCACTCCAATATTTGCGCGAAGAGCGTGCGCTACAGATAGACTTGCTGGTATTCATCCAGTGCACCTCTCCCTTCATCGAGTCAAAGGATGTCGATGCGATGATAGAGAAGTTGGAAAGGGAGGGAGGCGATTGTATCTTCACGGTCACGCGTTTCTACGGCTTCGTATGGAAAGCGGATAGCCAGCTAGGAGCGGTCGGTGTGAATCACGATCGTCGTGTACGCCTGCGTCGACAAGAGAGGGAGCCAGAATTCCTGGAAACAGGCGCGGTGTACATTGTGCGAGCGGATGGCTTTCTCCAGTATCGACATCGTTTCTTCGGCAAAGTGTTGATGTATGAGGTTCCCACGGAGCGCAGTCTGGAAATCGACGAACCGGCGGATCTACTTCTCGCGAATATGCTTTGGCACAGGATGCGGTGGGAAGAACAGCTGCGCTTGCTTCCTGAGAAGGTCGAAGCGATTGTGATGGATTTCGACGGCGTGTTCACGGACAACAGGGTACTGGTGCTGCAAGATGGAAGTGAGGGTGTGCTTTGCAGTCGCAGTGATGGCTGGGGTATCGCGCGTTTGAAGGAGCGAGGTATCCCCATGGTGGTGATTTCCACTGAAATCAACCCGGTGGTGGAGGCGCGGTGTCGAAAGCTGGGCATCGAATGTCTCACAGGTGTTGCCGACAAGCTATCGGTGATGCGAGAGTGGCTTCAGAGGCAGGGGGTTTCTTCCGAAAATAGTGTTGTCTACATCGGTAATGACGTGAACGACCTGGCATGTATGCAGGCAGTAGGGTGTGCAGTGGCTCCTTCCGATGCGCATCCACAGGTGCTGGAGGTAGCAGATGTGGTGTTGCGGGCGCAAGGAGGACAGGGAGCGCTGCGAGAACTAGCGGAGATGATTTTACAACAGGGGGGTTAG
- a CDS encoding O-antigen ligase family protein, giving the protein MSTQVGVPSAQRVPIAWAVTVAVAFAAGVALLLVPVEFVFGVVLALIAACVFLFSPYAGAVTFIAFYYLRPVDLVPQLGMLRLPLFIASVTSTGLFVRLLLNRQKLIEGWYVKWFLALWGVMLMSVPLSLYRSQSLSGAQDFLKSVAMVWMIYMAVRSEKQLTFVVRMLGWMALWLAGSTIYNYRTGQVETSGDLTRAGAESSMLGDPNDLAAYILMLFPLCYYLFFNDPKRWLKVVYGLAMVAILVAVVYTGSRGGFLGLIVLLFLLWLHSKRKVVGLFIGLAVFSAVWFAAPSEYRERMRSITNYQEDESAMNRVEYRKAAVRMFKHNPFTGIGYKNFPDFARQFGAPGSQTTHNMYFLVLGELGGLGLLVFLTIWIRSLLAARQLAKAQHWLLHALGMGALIGLMDLMVTGYFLSISYYPYHFILMALVAAAQAHLLPRVREGTA; this is encoded by the coding sequence ATGAGCACGCAGGTTGGCGTGCCATCTGCTCAGCGTGTACCCATTGCCTGGGCGGTTACAGTCGCAGTGGCGTTCGCTGCAGGGGTTGCGCTCCTGCTGGTACCAGTGGAATTCGTCTTTGGCGTGGTGCTTGCACTTATCGCTGCTTGTGTGTTTCTGTTCAGTCCGTATGCAGGAGCAGTCACGTTCATAGCTTTCTACTACCTGAGACCGGTAGACCTTGTTCCCCAGCTGGGCATGCTGCGGCTGCCTCTGTTCATCGCCAGTGTGACCTCCACCGGCTTGTTCGTGCGGCTGTTGCTCAATCGTCAGAAACTCATCGAGGGCTGGTATGTGAAATGGTTTCTCGCCCTGTGGGGAGTCATGCTGATGTCAGTGCCTCTGTCTCTGTACCGCTCGCAGTCGCTATCCGGGGCGCAGGACTTTCTGAAGAGTGTGGCAATGGTCTGGATGATTTACATGGCAGTGCGCAGTGAGAAGCAGCTGACGTTTGTGGTGCGAATGTTGGGCTGGATGGCGTTATGGTTGGCAGGGTCTACCATATACAACTACAGAACTGGTCAGGTAGAGACGAGTGGTGATCTCACACGCGCTGGCGCCGAGTCCAGTATGCTAGGCGACCCCAACGACCTGGCTGCCTATATCCTGATGCTGTTTCCGCTGTGTTACTATCTGTTCTTCAATGACCCGAAGCGGTGGCTGAAAGTGGTTTACGGACTCGCTATGGTCGCCATTCTGGTCGCAGTGGTGTATACCGGATCGCGCGGTGGCTTTTTGGGGCTGATTGTCCTGCTGTTTCTGTTATGGTTACACTCGAAACGCAAAGTCGTGGGTTTATTCATCGGTTTGGCGGTGTTTAGTGCGGTGTGGTTCGCAGCGCCATCAGAGTACCGTGAGCGGATGCGGTCGATCACCAATTATCAAGAGGACGAATCCGCTATGAACCGCGTGGAGTATCGCAAAGCTGCGGTGCGGATGTTTAAGCATAACCCATTTACTGGTATCGGCTACAAGAACTTCCCCGATTTTGCGCGCCAGTTTGGGGCACCAGGTTCGCAAACAACGCATAACATGTATTTTTTGGTATTGGGCGAGCTGGGTGGACTTGGCTTGCTGGTGTTCCTGACCATCTGGATACGCAGTTTGCTGGCTGCACGGCAGCTGGCGAAGGCGCAGCACTGGTTACTCCACGCCCTTGGAATGGGCGCCCTCATCGGCTTAATGGACCTGATGGTGACGGGATACTTCTTATCCATCTCTTATTATCCCTACCACTTCATCCTGATGGCACTGGTAGCCGCGGCGCAGGCGCATCTGTTGCCGCGCGTGCGGGAAGGGACAGCGTAA
- a CDS encoding oligosaccharide flippase family protein, with the protein MLRTLVKDSAVYAVGTIASRLVGFIMIPVYTRVLTPADYGIIETIIRLVDVIGMFLSLGLAEALLRHYYLAKTDDERNRLIGTVFNLNLLVVAAGVLVFWPLSPWLTRLAFGHDRYTLYVAVSLIGMMIGSLIELPLTLWRAEGKPWRFTTISLVKLFTQLSANIILVVWLRWGVWGVVMSGLLNAVLWSVVLGVLVRLRYGSCFDKHWLAQVLRYGLPLVPASMSQFVLHYSDRFFLTRYASESELGLYSLAYRFGMLVSVFFGILSRAWWPWVFRVAEEEEGGKQLCRGGAFILLSGAAFCTAVILMSSPVIRMVAAPSFWDASRFVAPIAVAYWFFISSSSLRVGALMANQTPKFAIANIASAVVCLLLNAVLIPRYSAWGAAFATVFSFAVFAFFVWAVAQRVNPLPHDYGAIVLSLVAMLAACWVDKHLRFALWMDLLARVGIWVGISSALALLFVRNHKVRLLVVPHWEKKVWTQRT; encoded by the coding sequence ATGTTAAGGACGCTGGTCAAAGATTCCGCCGTTTACGCGGTTGGCACTATCGCCAGCCGACTGGTCGGGTTCATTATGATACCCGTTTATACGCGCGTGCTGACGCCCGCGGATTACGGTATTATCGAGACCATCATTCGATTGGTGGATGTTATCGGCATGTTTCTGTCTTTAGGTTTGGCAGAGGCGCTGTTGCGGCACTATTACCTCGCGAAGACGGATGACGAGCGCAACCGACTTATCGGTACGGTCTTTAATCTGAACCTGCTCGTGGTAGCTGCAGGCGTTCTGGTATTTTGGCCTCTTTCGCCGTGGTTGACTCGCCTTGCGTTCGGGCATGATCGGTATACGCTCTATGTTGCCGTGTCACTCATTGGGATGATGATAGGCAGCCTGATAGAGTTGCCGCTGACCCTGTGGCGGGCGGAAGGCAAGCCGTGGAGGTTCACCACAATTTCTCTAGTGAAGCTCTTTACGCAGCTGAGTGCGAACATCATTCTGGTGGTGTGGTTACGCTGGGGCGTGTGGGGAGTGGTCATGAGCGGACTTCTCAACGCCGTGCTATGGTCGGTGGTACTAGGTGTGCTGGTTCGTCTGAGGTATGGTAGCTGCTTTGACAAGCATTGGCTGGCACAGGTGCTGCGTTACGGGTTGCCACTTGTGCCTGCAAGCATGTCACAGTTCGTATTGCACTACAGCGACCGCTTTTTCCTCACTCGCTATGCGTCCGAGAGCGAGCTGGGCTTGTACTCGTTAGCGTATCGGTTTGGGATGTTGGTGAGTGTGTTCTTTGGGATATTGAGCAGGGCATGGTGGCCTTGGGTTTTCCGTGTGGCAGAAGAGGAAGAGGGCGGCAAACAGTTGTGTCGTGGAGGGGCATTTATTTTGTTATCCGGCGCTGCTTTTTGCACCGCCGTCATACTAATGTCATCACCCGTGATTCGAATGGTTGCAGCCCCAAGCTTCTGGGATGCAAGTCGTTTCGTTGCCCCGATTGCGGTTGCCTACTGGTTTTTTATCTCTAGTTCCTCGTTGCGAGTTGGCGCCTTAATGGCTAATCAAACACCTAAGTTTGCAATAGCCAACATTGCCTCAGCGGTGGTATGTCTCCTTTTAAACGCTGTGCTGATTCCTAGGTACTCAGCTTGGGGAGCAGCCTTCGCTACAGTCTTCTCCTTTGCGGTTTTTGCTTTCTTTGTCTGGGCTGTTGCACAGCGGGTGAACCCGTTGCCACATGATTATGGAGCTATTGTCCTGTCTCTTGTAGCGATGTTAGCGGCGTGTTGGGTAGATAAGCACCTGCGTTTCGCTCTATGGATGGATTTGTTGGCTCGCGTGGGGATATGGGTGGGAATAAGCAGTGCGCTTGCGCTACTCTTCGTCCGGAATCATAAAGTACGACTTCTCGTGGTACCCCACTGGGAGAAGAAAGTATGGACACAGAGAACGTGA
- a CDS encoding N-acetylneuraminate synthase family protein, producing MAQTVRIGDRLVGEGQPVYIVAEIGINHNGDVDIAKRLIDAAKLAGCDAVKFQKRTPELCVPPEQRNISRETPWGLITYMEYRYKVEFGYEQYAEIDRYCKQQGITWFASCWDIPSVDFIERFDPPCYKVASASLTDDELLLRLNATGKPILLSTGMSTMDEIRHAVSLLDHDCLIIMHSTSTYPCPPSELNLRMIQTLKQEFGLPVGYSGHEVGLQTTYAAVVLGACVVERHITLDRAMWGSDQAASVEPGGLMRLVRDIRVIEQALGDGIKRVYESELAARAKLRRVPSAE from the coding sequence ATGGCGCAAACAGTGCGTATTGGAGACAGACTGGTAGGCGAAGGACAGCCGGTATATATCGTGGCGGAGATAGGTATCAACCACAACGGCGATGTGGATATCGCGAAGCGGCTGATTGACGCCGCGAAGCTGGCGGGATGCGATGCGGTGAAGTTTCAGAAGCGTACGCCGGAACTGTGCGTACCTCCCGAGCAGCGTAATATTTCCCGTGAGACCCCATGGGGGCTGATTACCTACATGGAGTACCGCTATAAGGTGGAGTTTGGCTACGAGCAGTATGCCGAAATAGATCGATACTGCAAGCAGCAAGGTATCACGTGGTTTGCATCGTGCTGGGATATTCCCTCTGTGGATTTCATAGAGCGGTTCGACCCGCCCTGCTACAAGGTGGCTTCCGCATCGTTAACAGATGATGAACTGTTATTGCGATTGAACGCTACTGGCAAGCCCATTCTGCTTTCTACGGGCATGTCTACAATGGACGAAATCCGCCATGCGGTGTCGCTTTTAGACCACGATTGCCTGATTATCATGCACAGCACCAGCACCTATCCCTGTCCACCCAGCGAGCTGAACCTGCGCATGATTCAGACGTTGAAACAAGAGTTTGGTCTGCCCGTGGGTTACTCTGGACACGAAGTTGGTTTGCAGACTACCTATGCGGCGGTGGTGTTGGGGGCATGTGTGGTGGAGCGTCATATCACTCTCGACCGCGCCATGTGGGGTAGCGACCAGGCAGCTTCAGTAGAGCCGGGCGGTCTCATGCGTCTGGTGCGCGACATCCGCGTGATTGAGCAAGCGCTGGGGGACGGCATCAAGCGAGTGTACGAGAGTGAACTGGCGGCACGTGCCAAATTGCGGCGTGTGCCTTCGGCGGAGTAG
- a CDS encoding glycosyltransferase family 2 protein, with the protein MWWVIGICFAFVVYTYAAYPLLLWLLGKIRQREHETFGSDADLPTVTVVIAAHNEESNIAGRLENVLGSDYPPDKLNVVVACDGCTDNTAAVASKYERVQVLEISPHRGKAVALNEAVRRATGEVIVFADARQRFARDTIRQLVTSLRHNGVGAAGGDLILIDFAGAPQAMGAYWRYEKLVRGLEARVDSPIQCSGAIYAIYRRLFVPMPEGLVLDDMWVPLHIRLQGFRIALASEAKAYDAVTPSYEREFKRKVRTLAGNYQLIWAAPWLLLPFVNPLWWQFISHKVCRLLVPYALIAMYGASWASLGKPYGAALVLAQTAYYLLGAAAWLFPALARRFRLAGLAGSFLSLNAAAAVAPFAFMLGKGRVRWERSPMISPQTTTDEGQKVRTY; encoded by the coding sequence ATGTGGTGGGTTATTGGCATCTGTTTTGCTTTCGTAGTTTATACTTACGCAGCCTATCCATTGTTGCTTTGGCTTCTGGGCAAAATTCGACAGCGAGAGCATGAGACCTTCGGCTCTGACGCGGATTTGCCCACTGTAACGGTGGTCATTGCCGCTCATAACGAAGAGAGCAACATCGCGGGACGGCTTGAGAACGTTTTAGGTTCGGACTATCCGCCAGACAAACTGAACGTCGTGGTTGCCTGTGATGGTTGTACCGACAACACGGCGGCAGTGGCGTCGAAGTACGAGCGAGTGCAGGTGCTGGAGATTTCTCCGCACCGTGGCAAGGCGGTTGCCCTGAACGAAGCGGTGCGACGCGCCACGGGCGAGGTGATTGTCTTCGCGGATGCCCGCCAGCGGTTCGCTCGCGATACGATACGTCAACTGGTTACATCTCTGCGCCACAACGGCGTGGGGGCAGCCGGGGGGGACCTGATTCTGATAGACTTCGCTGGCGCACCGCAGGCGATGGGCGCGTACTGGCGCTATGAGAAGTTGGTTCGGGGACTAGAGGCGCGCGTGGATTCGCCGATACAATGTAGCGGGGCTATCTACGCCATCTACCGACGGCTTTTCGTGCCGATGCCGGAAGGACTGGTGCTGGACGACATGTGGGTGCCGCTGCATATTCGTCTCCAGGGGTTCCGCATTGCCCTTGCTTCGGAGGCAAAGGCTTATGATGCGGTCACCCCCTCCTACGAACGCGAATTCAAACGCAAGGTGCGTACGCTGGCGGGCAACTATCAGCTGATCTGGGCAGCGCCATGGCTGCTGCTGCCCTTTGTGAACCCGCTGTGGTGGCAGTTCATCTCGCACAAGGTGTGCCGCCTGCTGGTGCCGTATGCGCTGATAGCCATGTATGGCGCGTCGTGGGCGTCGCTGGGCAAACCATACGGGGCCGCACTGGTGTTGGCGCAGACCGCATACTACCTGCTGGGTGCGGCGGCGTGGCTGTTCCCCGCGCTGGCGCGACGGTTCCGGCTGGCGGGGCTGGCGGGCTCGTTCCTGAGCCTCAACGCGGCGGCGGCGGTGGCGCCGTTCGCCTTTATGCTGGGCAAGGGGCGGGTGCGCTGGGAACGCTCGCCCATGATCTCACCACAAACCACCACCGACGAAGGGCAAAAGGTGAGGACGTATTAG